In one Phaenicophaeus curvirostris isolate KB17595 chromosome 19, BPBGC_Pcur_1.0, whole genome shotgun sequence genomic region, the following are encoded:
- the RAB11FIP4 gene encoding rab11 family-interacting protein 4 isoform X4: MTLAQQEVHHESDMDSAIESAQSSEASDVCRSEEKDGVLGGLFLPGDKSSPHNPSAASDLSTYSTASLISNEEQFEDYGEGDDVDFTPSSPCPDDETRTNAYSDLGSSVSSSAGQTPRKVRHVYNSELLDVYCSQCCKKINLLNDLEARLKNLKANSPNRKISSTAFGRQLFHNSNFSSSNGSTEDLFRDSIDSCDNDITEKVTYLEKKVTELENDSLTNGDLKSKLKQENTQLVHRVHELEELLKDQETSAEQTLEEEIKRHREAYTKYEKEKGTEIELLNTRVQQLEEENGELKSTVTRLKSQTERLDEERQRMSDRLEDTSLRLKDEMDLYKRMMDKLRQNRLEFNKEREATQELIEDLRKELEHLQLYKLECERPGRGRSASSSVSEFNAKTREVEMEHEIKRLKQENQKLRDQNDDLNGQILSLSLYEAKNLFATQTKAQSLAAEIDSASRDELMEALKEQEEINYRLRQYMDKIILAILDHNPSILEIKN; encoded by the exons ATGACTCTAGCACAGCAAGAGGTTCACCATGAGTCTGACATGGACAGTGCCATTGAGAGTGCCCAGAGCTCAGAGGCCTCCGACGTGTGTCGGAGCGAGGAGAAGGACGGCGTGCTGGGTGGCCTCTTTCTGCCTGGTGACAA GTCAAGTCCTCACAACCCTTCTGCAGCCTCTGACCTCTCAACTTATTCTACCGCCTCTCTGATCAGTAATGAAGAACAATTTGAAGACTATGGGGAAGGAGATGATGTGGATTTTACTCCCAGTAGCCCATGCCCTGATGATGAGACCAGAACCAACGCCTACTCTGACCTTGGCTCATCTGTATCTTCCAG TGCTGGCCAAACACCCCGAAAAGTGAGGCATGTTTATAACAGCGAGTTACTGGATGTTTACTGCTCACAGTGCTGCAAAAAGATAAATCTACTCAACGATTTGGAAGCCAGGTTGAAAAACTTGAAAGCAAACAG CCCTAACAGGAAAATATCAAGCACTGCTTTTGGAAG ACAACTCTTCCACAACAGTAACTTCAGCAGCAGTAACGGCAGCACAGAAGACCTGTTCAGAGACAGTATAGACTCCTGTGATAATGATATAACTGAAAAG gtAACGTACCTAGAAAAAAAGGTGACAGAGCTGGAGAATGATAGCCTGACAAACGGTGACCTGAAGAGCAAACTGAAACAAGAGAACACACAGCTAGTTCACAG AGTTCATGAGCTAGAAGAACTATTGAAAGACCAAGAAACATCAGCAGAACAGACCCTGGAAGAAGAGATAAAGAGGCATCGAGAAGCATATACCAagtatgaaaaagagaaaggcacGGAAATTGAACTGCTAAATACAAG GGTTCAGcaactggaagaagaaaatggtgAGCTGAAAAGCACTGTTACAAGACTGAAATCACAAACGGAGAGATTAGATGAG GAAAGGCAACGCATGTCAGATAGATTGGAAGACACTAGTCTGCGCCTGAAGGATGAGATGGATCTGTACAAGAGAATGATGGACAAGCTGCGGCAGAACAGACTGGAATTTAACAAGGAGAGGGAAGCCACACAGGAG CTCATTGAAGACTTGCGGAAGGAACTGGAGCACCTGCAGCTCTACAAGCTGGAATGTGAGCGTCCTGGACGTGGGAGAAGTGCTTCATCCAGTGTGAGTGAATTCAACGCCAAAACAAGAGAGGTGGAAATGGAGCATGAAATAAAAAGGCTGAAGCAG GAGAATCAGAAACTTCGTGACCAAAATGATGATCTTAATGGACAAATCCTAAGTCTTAGTCTTTATGAAGCTAAAAATCTCTTTGCAACGCAAACAAAAGCTCAGTCACTGGCTGCTGAAATTGATTCTGCATCAAGAGATGAG CTCATGGAAGCCCTTAAAGAACAGGAAGAGATAAATTACAGATTGCGACAGTATATGGACAAGATCATTTTGGCAATCCTAGACCACAACCCGTCTATCTTGGAAATAAAGAATTGA
- the RAB11FIP4 gene encoding rab11 family-interacting protein 4 isoform X3, translated as MTESSEMVSFYRRSHIPIDLILQGGEIQDCAYLDSESAYSESELFPDDDAMTLAQQEVHHESDMDSAIESAQSSEASDVCRSEEKDGVLGGLFLPGDKSSPHNPSAASDLSTYSTASLISNEEQFEDYGEGDDVDFTPSSPCPDDETRTNAYSDLGSSVSSSAGQTPRKVRHVYNSELLDVYCSQCCKKINLLNDLEARLKNLKANSPNRKISSTAFGRQLFHNSNFSSSNGSTEDLFRDSIDSCDNDITEKVTYLEKKVTELENDSLTNGDLKSKLKQENTQLVHRVHELEELLKDQETSAEQTLEEEIKRHREAYTKYEKEKGTEIELLNTRVQQLEEENGELKSTVTRLKSQTERLDEERQRMSDRLEDTSLRLKDEMDLYKRMMDKLRQNRLEFNKEREATQELIEDLRKELEHLQLYKLECERPGRGRSASSSVSEFNAKTREVEMEHEIKRLKQENQKLRDQNDDLNGQILSLSLYEAKNLFATQTKAQSLAAEIDSASRDELMEALKEQEEINYRLRQYMDKIILAILDHNPSILEIKN; from the exons GGTGGTGAAATCCAGGACTGTGCCTACCTGGACAGTGAAAGTGCCTACAGCGAGTCGGAGCTCTTCCCTGATGACGACGCAATGACTCTAGCACAGCAAGAGGTTCACCATGAGTCTGACATGGACAGTGCCATTGAGAGTGCCCAGAGCTCAGAGGCCTCCGACGTGTGTCGGAGCGAGGAGAAGGACGGCGTGCTGGGTGGCCTCTTTCTGCCTGGTGACAA GTCAAGTCCTCACAACCCTTCTGCAGCCTCTGACCTCTCAACTTATTCTACCGCCTCTCTGATCAGTAATGAAGAACAATTTGAAGACTATGGGGAAGGAGATGATGTGGATTTTACTCCCAGTAGCCCATGCCCTGATGATGAGACCAGAACCAACGCCTACTCTGACCTTGGCTCATCTGTATCTTCCAG TGCTGGCCAAACACCCCGAAAAGTGAGGCATGTTTATAACAGCGAGTTACTGGATGTTTACTGCTCACAGTGCTGCAAAAAGATAAATCTACTCAACGATTTGGAAGCCAGGTTGAAAAACTTGAAAGCAAACAG CCCTAACAGGAAAATATCAAGCACTGCTTTTGGAAG ACAACTCTTCCACAACAGTAACTTCAGCAGCAGTAACGGCAGCACAGAAGACCTGTTCAGAGACAGTATAGACTCCTGTGATAATGATATAACTGAAAAG gtAACGTACCTAGAAAAAAAGGTGACAGAGCTGGAGAATGATAGCCTGACAAACGGTGACCTGAAGAGCAAACTGAAACAAGAGAACACACAGCTAGTTCACAG AGTTCATGAGCTAGAAGAACTATTGAAAGACCAAGAAACATCAGCAGAACAGACCCTGGAAGAAGAGATAAAGAGGCATCGAGAAGCATATACCAagtatgaaaaagagaaaggcacGGAAATTGAACTGCTAAATACAAG GGTTCAGcaactggaagaagaaaatggtgAGCTGAAAAGCACTGTTACAAGACTGAAATCACAAACGGAGAGATTAGATGAG GAAAGGCAACGCATGTCAGATAGATTGGAAGACACTAGTCTGCGCCTGAAGGATGAGATGGATCTGTACAAGAGAATGATGGACAAGCTGCGGCAGAACAGACTGGAATTTAACAAGGAGAGGGAAGCCACACAGGAG CTCATTGAAGACTTGCGGAAGGAACTGGAGCACCTGCAGCTCTACAAGCTGGAATGTGAGCGTCCTGGACGTGGGAGAAGTGCTTCATCCAGTGTGAGTGAATTCAACGCCAAAACAAGAGAGGTGGAAATGGAGCATGAAATAAAAAGGCTGAAGCAG GAGAATCAGAAACTTCGTGACCAAAATGATGATCTTAATGGACAAATCCTAAGTCTTAGTCTTTATGAAGCTAAAAATCTCTTTGCAACGCAAACAAAAGCTCAGTCACTGGCTGCTGAAATTGATTCTGCATCAAGAGATGAG CTCATGGAAGCCCTTAAAGAACAGGAAGAGATAAATTACAGATTGCGACAGTATATGGACAAGATCATTTTGGCAATCCTAGACCACAACCCGTCTATCTTGGAAATAAAGAATTGA